Proteins from a genomic interval of Rhodothermus marinus:
- a CDS encoding Ppx/GppA phosphatase family protein translates to MSEADEVGACPVPAVVAELEQATRSPVRMCVIDLGTNSFHAVIVDALPGTFRVVDRFKEMVRLGEEGLQGQRLSEAAMQRAIRALRRIRQLAEGWGATEFLACATSAIREAENGGELLQRIRSEVGLHVRVIDGLQEARLIYKGVRRAVPMPEPVLIMDVGGGSVEFIVGTSEQPLHLFSLKLGAARMTRQFIRNDPATREELKALRAFYREQLQPVFEAARAHGVREVVGSSGAMENLASACARMRGEAMHSIYEITFPAEDIRRVARRIMRLPREQRRRLRGIDPKRVDQIVAAAALIDVVLKDLAIERVRISPHALREGLVVDFVERNAPLLARLTAFSDVRRRSIYEMGWRFDWEYRHAQQVAALALQLFDATQPLHGLGPIDRELLEYAALLHDIGYHISHRSHHKHGLYLIKHADLRGFTSEEIAVLANVVRYHRGSLPKPTHADYMALSEENRERVCKLAALLRLAEGLDRSHNQNVHTLHVRLEPDRLVLHLETRGDPELEIWGVRRSAELFEQTFGRTVEVSATAEPPLLEETAGA, encoded by the coding sequence ATGTCCGAAGCGGACGAAGTGGGGGCCTGTCCGGTGCCGGCCGTCGTGGCCGAACTGGAGCAGGCCACGCGGTCCCCGGTGCGCATGTGCGTGATCGATCTGGGGACCAATTCCTTTCATGCGGTCATCGTCGACGCACTGCCCGGCACGTTCCGGGTGGTGGATCGCTTCAAAGAGATGGTGCGGCTGGGGGAGGAAGGGTTGCAGGGCCAGCGGCTCTCGGAGGCGGCCATGCAACGAGCCATTCGGGCGCTCCGGCGCATCCGTCAGCTGGCCGAAGGCTGGGGGGCTACCGAATTTCTGGCCTGTGCCACCAGCGCCATCCGGGAGGCCGAAAACGGCGGCGAGCTGTTGCAGCGTATCCGCAGCGAAGTGGGGCTGCATGTGCGTGTGATCGACGGCCTGCAGGAAGCCCGGCTCATCTACAAGGGCGTCCGGCGGGCCGTTCCCATGCCGGAGCCGGTGCTCATCATGGACGTGGGGGGCGGCTCCGTCGAATTCATCGTGGGCACGAGCGAGCAGCCGCTGCACCTGTTCAGTTTAAAGCTGGGCGCGGCGCGCATGACGCGCCAGTTCATCCGGAACGATCCGGCCACGCGCGAAGAATTGAAGGCGCTGCGGGCCTTCTACCGCGAGCAACTGCAACCCGTCTTTGAAGCGGCTCGCGCTCACGGCGTTCGCGAAGTGGTGGGGTCCTCGGGCGCGATGGAAAACCTGGCATCGGCCTGCGCCCGGATGCGTGGCGAGGCGATGCATTCCATCTATGAGATAACCTTTCCGGCTGAGGACATCCGGCGCGTGGCACGCCGGATCATGCGCCTACCGCGAGAGCAACGTCGCCGCCTGCGCGGCATCGATCCGAAGCGGGTGGACCAGATCGTGGCGGCGGCTGCGCTGATCGACGTCGTGCTGAAAGATCTGGCCATCGAGCGCGTGCGCATTTCGCCACATGCGTTGCGCGAGGGCCTGGTGGTGGACTTCGTCGAGCGCAACGCCCCGTTGCTGGCCCGGCTCACGGCCTTTTCCGACGTGCGCCGCCGTAGCATTTACGAAATGGGCTGGCGCTTCGACTGGGAGTACCGCCATGCGCAGCAGGTGGCGGCCCTGGCGCTCCAGCTCTTCGACGCCACGCAGCCGCTGCACGGGCTGGGCCCCATCGACCGCGAGCTGCTCGAATATGCGGCGCTGTTGCACGACATCGGCTACCACATCAGCCATCGCAGCCACCACAAGCACGGCCTTTATCTGATCAAACATGCCGATCTGCGGGGGTTCACCTCGGAGGAGATTGCCGTGCTGGCCAACGTGGTCCGCTACCATCGCGGAAGCCTGCCCAAGCCGACGCACGCCGACTACATGGCCCTCTCGGAAGAAAACCGGGAGCGTGTCTGCAAGCTGGCCGCGCTGCTCCGGCTGGCCGAAGGACTCGACCGCAGCCACAACCAGAACGTACACACGCTGCACGTGCGGCTGGAGCCCGACCGGCTGGTGCTCCATCTGGAGACGCGGGGCGATCCGGAACTGGAAATCTGGGGGGTGCGGCGCAGCGCCGAACTGTTCGAGCAGACCTTCGGGCGCACCGTCGAGGTATCGGCCACGGCCGAGCCGCCGCTGCTGGAGGAGACAGCCGGTGCTTAA